A stretch of the Melanotaenia boesemani isolate fMelBoe1 chromosome 24, fMelBoe1.pri, whole genome shotgun sequence genome encodes the following:
- the LOC121635932 gene encoding piggyBac transposable element-derived protein 3-like produces MAVPEVMAFIAIIIWRGVKKVPSLSDNWSKMYGNKEIMATMARDRFQEIMQHLRFDCKDTRHERVQSDRFAAISELWESFRKNCVKFYRPGRHITIDEQLYPSKTRCPFLQYIATKPDKFGIKFWVACDLKSKYICNVYPYVGKDPSRPKEERLSESVVMKLIEPFLDQGRTVTTDNFFTSISLSKKLLSRKTTIIGTVNKIRREIPPSAKVKNCSEFSTQVFTTTNATLTVYAASRKKTVYVMSSMHGLIQTEDTHKKKPTTITQYNKTKCGVDSMDQMVREYSVRAGTRRWPVAVFYNMVDMAALNAYVLYQACTGRKERRPDFLMQLASELAASHVTAKQIERDNGLRKQAAEPEEPAKRKKCQVRNQCRKNLAAKRCVECSKFTCGMCKKEEPWRCKVCAD; encoded by the coding sequence ATGGCTGTTCCAGAAGTGATGGCATTCATAGCAATTATCATCTGGCGAGGGGTGAAGAAGGTTCCATCCTTGTCTGACAACTGGTCCAAGATGTATGGAAACAAAGAGATCATGGCAACAATGGCTAGAGACCGCTTCCAAGAAATCATGCAACACCTTCGCTTTGATTGCAAGGACACCCGGCATGAGCGAGTGCAGTCAGACAGGTTTGCAGCAATTTCAGAACTATGGGAATCATTTCGGAAGAACTGTGTCAAATTCTACAGACCTGGTCGGCACATCACCATTGACGAACAGCTGTACCCATCAAAAACACGTTGCccttttctgcagtacattgccaCAAAACCAGATAAGTTTGGAATAAAATTTTGGGTGGCGTGCGACCTGAAATCCAAGTATATCTGCAATGTTTATCCCTATGTTGGCAaagaccccagtcgtcccaaaGAAGAGAGACTGTCTGAGAGTGTGGTTATGAAGTTGATTGAACCATTTCTGGATCAGGGCAGAACCGTCACAACGGACAATTTCTTCACGTCAATTTCACTTTCCAAAAAGTTGCtcagccggaaaaccaccatcattgGGACAGTCAATAAGATTCGCAGAGAAATTCCTCCTTCTGCGAAAGTGAAAAACTGCAGTGAGTTCAGCACTCAGGTGTTTACAACAACTAACGCCACATTGACTGTTTACGCAGCCAGCCGGAAGAAGACGGTCTATGTCATGAGCAGCATGCATGGGCTCATTCAGACtgaggacacacacaaaaaaaaaccaaccacCATCACCcagtacaacaaaacaaaatgtggggTGGATTccatggaccagatggtgcgggaatACTCCGTACGAGCTGGAACAAGAAGATGGCCAGTGGCTGTGTTCTATAACATGGTGGACATGGCAGCCCTGAACGCCTATGTGCTTTATCAAGCCTGCACAGGAAGAAAGGAAAGGCGGCCAGATTTTTTGATGCAGCTTGCCAGTGAGTTGGCCGCGTCTCACGTGACAGCGAAGCAGATTGAAAGGGACAACGGTCTTCGCAAACAGGCTGCTGAACCAGAGGAACCTGCCAAAAGGAAAAAGTGCCAAGTCAGGAACCAGTGCAGAAAGAACCTTGCTGCAAAAAGATGTGTTGAATGTAGCAAGTTCACATGTGGAATGTGCAAAAAAGAAGAGCCATGGCGCTGCAAGGTCTGCGCAGACTAA
- the LOC121635280 gene encoding zinc finger MYM-type protein 1-like, with the protein MCLNIGNITEDEDGEDNSNREITSEPQPPAPSDNFLTGPKDISQSKAESPAQPRLKAFPRTLQGARLRSFNETWYQSYKWLEYSVIQDSSFCYACRHFSLPNAPQSVFTSMSGFRNWKKALFKDAGFKLHAKSKEHASAMYAWLEHTWVMETDSSMLHAINKDRQKKIEENQKYIKTIADVLLLTATQNIAQRGHRESAESHNRGNFLVILQKIAKHDPQIQKCMNASGNAKYTSKNIQNEILDCLAEMVRSDIIKEVRESQVFSLLADETKDLSKKEQLSFVLRYYYDGAVHESFLDFQQADKLDAASLTTMIIASLEKYGLEYRSHLVGQGYDGASVMSGRHSGVSARIKAEAKYAFYVHCSAHCLNLVLVDTVKSVPEADNFFAVLQRLYVFISGSYLHQKGIEVQKEMYEGQPRELHRLSDTQWTCRQSACRNLIDRLPAVIRLLEDITNESSGDRAVDAQCLLSQIDVTFIGLLVIFNKILTHSKFLSDMIQSPGVDLAKAVELVDVLLETLQNYRDEDAFEKIWTEVKTTCQKCEISVTMAKKEATES; encoded by the exons ATGTGTTTGAATATAGGGAATATAACTGAAGACGAAGATGGTGAGGACAACTCTAACAGAGAAATAACCAGTGAGCCTCAGCCACCTGCCCCTAGTGATAACTTTCTCACCGGACCCAAAG ACATCTCACAGTCCAAAGCCGAGAGCCCTGCCCAGCCCAGATTGAAAGCCTTCCCACGGACACTACAAGGAGCTAGGTTGAGATCGTTTAATGAAACTTGGTACCAGTCATATAAATGGTTGGAATATTCAGTAATACAAGATTCAAGCTTCTGTTATGCGTGCCGGCATTTTTCCTTGCCAAATGCCCCACAGTCTGTCTTTACATCCATGTCTGGTTTCCGTAATTGGAAAAAAGCCTTATTCAAAGATGCTGGCTTTAAGCTTCATGCAAAGTCCAAGGAACATGCCAGTGCTATGTATGCGTGGCTAGAACATACATGGGTTATGGAAACTGATTCCTCCATGCTgcatgcaataaataaagacagacaaaagaaaatagaagaaaaccagaaatacataaaaactatTGCAGATGTGCTGTTACTAACTGCCACCCAGAATATTGCACAGAGAGGCCACAGAGAATCAGCAGAGTCTCATAACAGGGGCAATTTCTTGGTAATATTGCAAAAAATAGCAAAGCATGATCCTCAAATACAGAAATGCATGAATGCAAGTGGCAATGCCAAATATACAAGCAAGAACATTCAAAATGAAATTCTCGATTGTTTGGCTGAAATGGTACGGAGTGACATCATCAAGGAAGTGAGAGAAAGCCAGGTCTTCAGTTTACTAGCTGATGAAACAAAAGATCTTAGCAAAAAGGAACAGCTGTCCTTTGTTTTAAGATATTATTATGATGGAGCTGTTCATGAGAGCTTTTTAGACTTCCAGCAAGCTGATAAATTGGATGCAGCAAGCCTGACCACCATGATCATTGCTAGTCTTGAAAAGTATGGTCTGGAGTACAGATCCCATCTAGTGGGACAAGGCTATGATGGGGCATCAGTCATGAGTGGGAGGCACTCGGGTGTGTCTGCCAGAATTAAAGCAGAAGCAAAGTATGCCTTTTATGTGCATTGCAGTGCACATTGTTTAAATCTTGTCCTTGTGGATACAGTGAAATCTGTGCCAGAGGCTGATAACTTCTTTGCTGTTCTTCAGCGCctatatgttttcatttctggCTCATATTTGCATCAGAAGGGGATAGAGGTTCAGAAGGAGATGTATGAGGGCCAACCCAGGGAACTTCATCGTCTCAGTGACACACAATGGACATGTAGGCAGTCTGCTTGCCGAAACTTGATTGACAGGCTTCCTGCTGTTATTCGTCTTCTTGAGGACATCACAAATGAGAGCAGTGGGGACAGGGCAGTTGATGCACAATGTCTTCTTTCACAAATTGATGTTACATTCATTGGACTTTTGGTAATCTTTAATAAAATTCTCACACACTCAAAGTTCTTGTCAGACATGATACAGTCACCAGGTGTGGACTTGGCAAAAGCGGTTGAACTTGTGGATGTTCTGTTGGAGACACTGCAGAATTACAGAGATGAGGATGCTTTTGAAAAGATCTGGACTGAGGTGAAGACCACTTgtcaaaaatgtgaaataagtGTTACAATGGCAAAAAAAGAGGCAACGGAAAGTTAG